A part of Prolixibacteraceae bacterium genomic DNA contains:
- a CDS encoding sulfatase gives MTYRIYSSFLGLILLLCLSNITFAKKQQPNVVLVVIDDLGWKDLGCYNSSLYETPAIDKLCSEGVQFTDSYSSHPMCIGSRFSIMTGKYMARNLKSKEYGIMDLKEFTIAEAMKVEGYKTFFAGKWHLGNEKAYPQHQGFDINVAGHHKGSPGSYFYPYKRKGKPEYDTPGLDDGKEGEYITDRLTTETVRFIKKNRKKPFFVMLSHYAVHTPFESKTDLKQKYDKKIKSQNIKVGSSQKVWKADEKLFQDNATYAGMIESVDQSIARIEAQLKKLKLDDNTIVILTSDNGGDACKMGHRGKSTSNLPLKAGKCWLYEGGIRIPLIVKWPNKIRPAKSSHMVCNVDLYPTILDLVKGKEYPNQYLDGTSFSTTLLKGKSAQRKPIYWHFNVGTRLQKIIGMPKATAMRDGKYKLIEWYESGNYELYDIESDIYESQNLKDEKPELAKSMLKQLREWRKEVKAPN, from the coding sequence ATGACATATCGTATCTACAGTTCTTTCTTGGGACTAATTCTATTATTATGTTTGAGTAATATCACTTTTGCTAAAAAACAACAACCCAATGTGGTGCTTGTTGTAATTGATGACTTGGGATGGAAAGATCTAGGTTGTTACAACTCTAGTTTATATGAGACTCCAGCCATTGATAAATTGTGTAGCGAAGGAGTTCAATTTACAGACTCATACTCTTCCCATCCGATGTGTATTGGTTCTCGCTTTTCGATTATGACGGGAAAGTATATGGCAAGAAATCTAAAGAGCAAAGAGTATGGTATCATGGACTTAAAAGAGTTTACTATTGCCGAAGCGATGAAGGTGGAAGGATATAAGACTTTCTTTGCAGGCAAATGGCATCTTGGAAATGAAAAAGCATATCCACAACATCAAGGATTTGATATCAATGTCGCAGGACATCATAAGGGATCTCCAGGATCTTATTTCTATCCATATAAGCGTAAAGGAAAACCGGAGTATGATACTCCTGGTTTAGATGATGGGAAAGAGGGAGAGTATATCACCGATCGTTTGACCACAGAGACCGTTCGTTTTATTAAGAAGAATCGTAAGAAACCTTTCTTTGTAATGCTTTCTCACTATGCCGTACATACGCCATTTGAGTCTAAAACAGATTTGAAACAGAAATATGATAAGAAAATCAAATCACAGAATATTAAAGTAGGTTCAAGCCAAAAGGTTTGGAAAGCAGATGAAAAGTTATTCCAAGACAATGCAACCTATGCTGGCATGATTGAGAGTGTTGATCAGAGTATTGCCAGAATTGAAGCGCAATTAAAGAAGCTGAAATTAGATGATAATACGATTGTTATTCTTACCTCTGATAATGGGGGAGATGCTTGTAAAATGGGACATAGAGGTAAAAGTACCTCAAACCTCCCTTTAAAAGCAGGAAAATGCTGGTTATATGAGGGTGGAATACGTATTCCATTAATTGTTAAATGGCCCAATAAGATTCGCCCAGCAAAATCGTCTCATATGGTTTGTAATGTTGATCTCTACCCAACCATTCTAGACCTAGTAAAGGGAAAGGAGTATCCAAACCAATACTTAGATGGAACTAGCTTCTCTACGACTTTATTGAAAGGAAAGAGTGCGCAGCGAAAACCAATATATTGGCATTTTAATGTAGGTACTCGTCTACAGAAAATCATTGGAATGCCTAAGGCAACCGCAATGAGAGATGGTAAATATAAGTTGATTGAGTGGTACGAAAGTGGAAACTATGAGCTTTATGATATAGAGAGTGATATATACGAATCACAGAACTTAAAAGATGAAAAACCTGAGTTAGCAAAAAGTATGCTAAAACAGTTAAGAGAATGGCGCAAGGAGGTGAAAGCGCCTAATTAA
- a CDS encoding acyltransferase yields the protein MKNNRTTYIDNLRILLTCLVIIHHLAITYGAQGLWYYLEPSSNIITTTLLTWLVAINQSFFMGMFFMLSSYFLYFSATKNSSPKVIKDKLIRLGLPLLVYMFALSPIVNGICKIGYGRDVTWRDFVMDIHHLGAGPLWFVVALLLFSIVALIFKESWLSHKNDNHRFHFKNTILIALFTAMISFIIRCIIPLGYSLPILNFQLGHFAQYIVLFYVGLCLAKQNWLDQIQLLSPKKWLIIVLCLIFIFFPLVFVINSLLGGNITSFMGGVNWQSLAFCIWEQLTGFGIIILLIQLFQQKYNHTDALMKTLAQNTYLVYIIHPIILATCSVMLKDIPLTKGLKFIILSPTCIFLTFFLSIQIRRIPIIRKVV from the coding sequence ATGAAAAATAATCGTACAACTTACATTGATAACCTTAGAATATTATTGACTTGTTTGGTTATTATACATCACCTTGCCATTACTTATGGAGCTCAAGGGTTATGGTATTATTTAGAACCATCGAGTAATATCATCACTACAACACTTCTAACATGGCTTGTTGCTATTAACCAATCCTTCTTTATGGGGATGTTTTTTATGTTATCATCTTACTTTCTCTATTTTTCAGCGACGAAAAACAGTAGTCCAAAGGTTATAAAAGATAAGTTAATCAGATTAGGGCTACCGTTACTTGTATATATGTTTGCATTATCTCCCATAGTTAATGGTATTTGTAAGATCGGTTATGGTAGAGATGTGACATGGAGAGATTTTGTAATGGATATCCATCATCTTGGTGCTGGCCCTTTATGGTTTGTCGTTGCACTACTTCTTTTCTCTATCGTAGCACTAATTTTCAAGGAATCATGGCTATCACATAAAAATGACAATCATCGGTTCCATTTTAAAAACACGATACTTATTGCACTTTTTACAGCCATGATCTCATTTATTATTCGATGCATTATTCCACTGGGCTATAGTCTTCCTATACTGAATTTTCAATTGGGACACTTTGCGCAATATATCGTACTCTTTTATGTTGGTTTATGCTTAGCCAAACAAAATTGGTTAGATCAAATTCAATTACTATCTCCAAAGAAATGGTTGATCATTGTTCTTTGTTTGATCTTTATATTCTTTCCTCTGGTATTTGTTATTAACTCTCTACTGGGAGGCAATATCACAAGCTTTATGGGAGGTGTGAACTGGCAATCTCTAGCCTTCTGCATTTGGGAACAGTTAACAGGATTTGGCATCATCATATTATTGATTCAATTATTTCAACAAAAATACAACCATACGGACGCTTTGATGAAGACGCTTGCACAGAACACATACTTGGTATATATCATTCATCCAATTATTCTAGCAACTTGCTCTGTAATGCTGAAAGATATTCCTCTTACTAAAGGACTAAAGTTTATAATTCTGTCCCCTACATGTATCTTCTTGACTTTCTTCTTATCCATACAAATAAGACGTATTCCAATAATCCGTAAAGTTGTATAA
- a CDS encoding helix-turn-helix domain-containing protein: MTYVLIVIKSIFFFVLSIIITQIIRYKPKSRIAWIILTLALNCIIFYSTYSDLVLSNKKVFFLLFPISVALPFTYALFCKEYFSDENYSFKRTILILLVIYFIDLLLFLISFIVKYRFMAKFGYLISISILVYATLLACKGYKMDLVQKRRISRYNTIIINAIIGITLLISFSNIHPFKLPTPLIIIALISQVIFISLLVEIKVDITIHQSDLYTNKTTSSNNSKRLDDIITRIKLIVENDKIYRVPGLTITDLSDKIGIKEYLVRRAINSGCGYTNFNQFLNNYRIKEAKETIIKSPNMSMKEISYQLGYANPSSFNRAFKGITNLSPSEFKKMNKNTSISE; this comes from the coding sequence ATGACATACGTATTAATCGTTATTAAATCTATCTTCTTTTTTGTACTCTCAATTATTATCACACAAATTATTAGATACAAACCAAAATCAAGAATTGCATGGATCATTTTAACACTTGCGTTAAACTGTATTATATTCTACAGCACATATTCGGATCTAGTTCTATCCAATAAAAAGGTGTTTTTTCTCCTATTCCCAATATCAGTTGCTCTACCATTTACCTATGCATTGTTTTGTAAAGAGTACTTTTCAGATGAAAATTACTCTTTCAAGAGAACTATCTTAATCCTTCTAGTAATCTACTTTATTGACCTATTATTATTTCTAATTTCCTTCATCGTAAAATACCGTTTTATGGCAAAATTTGGGTATTTAATATCCATTTCAATCCTAGTTTACGCCACACTTTTGGCCTGTAAAGGCTATAAAATGGATCTTGTACAAAAGAGAAGAATTAGTCGTTATAATACAATCATCATTAATGCAATAATTGGAATTACACTTTTGATTTCATTCTCCAATATTCACCCATTTAAACTTCCTACTCCATTAATCATTATTGCATTAATTAGTCAAGTTATATTTATTTCTTTATTGGTCGAGATTAAGGTTGACATTACAATACATCAGAGTGATTTATATACTAATAAAACAACATCATCAAATAACAGTAAACGATTAGATGATATTATCACTAGAATCAAATTGATAGTGGAAAATGACAAAATATACAGGGTACCTGGTCTGACAATAACTGATCTGAGTGATAAAATTGGAATCAAAGAGTATCTTGTAAGAAGAGCAATTAATTCTGGATGTGGTTATACCAACTTCAATCAATTTTTGAATAACTATAGAATTAAAGAAGCAAAAGAGACTATAATCAAATCACCAAACATGAGTATGAAAGAGATCTCTTATCAACTTGGTTATGCTAACCCATCATCATTTAATCGAGCCTTTAAAGGAATCACCAACCTCTCACCTTCTGAGTTCAAGAAAATGAATAAAAACACATCTATTTCGGAATAG
- a CDS encoding 6-bladed beta-propeller, translating into MRIYLLICLFVSCYACNKVEITKCNKVHVNTSTITKNVIIHADEYLALETNEDCVVGNIDKLIAYDNKIYILDREVAESIFIYDNYGRFISKISNKGKGLGEYLMIDDFLIDDQNGEIRILDLDQGKIICYDDNRFIREVEIDNEFCFIENFGDHIIGINDYCGTKDDCYGVLVLDKNLNVERKLAPFTKNDHRVLWELRKPVYKDQSGVYITEAFSNVIHRMDKDFNYEPYVYIDFGKEAFHLDKNDVDRKTYLKELSKTDKAFLVDYFMKNNHFTFFEFFYQQSMTYCFYSDNNPHEIMLTHSLQDANGVVYTPIYMDEDYMYCMVKASNFMKEGSGYKQKVGDIDLMNNPILAKIRVSDIRDMIKE; encoded by the coding sequence ATGAGAATATACCTACTAATTTGTCTCTTCGTTTCTTGCTATGCCTGTAACAAGGTTGAGATTACGAAATGCAATAAGGTACATGTAAATACATCAACTATCACGAAGAATGTGATTATTCATGCAGATGAGTATCTTGCATTAGAAACCAATGAAGATTGTGTTGTTGGCAATATTGATAAACTTATAGCCTATGACAATAAGATATATATCTTAGATAGAGAGGTAGCGGAATCAATTTTCATCTATGATAATTATGGTCGGTTTATTTCGAAAATATCCAATAAAGGAAAAGGTCTGGGCGAATATTTAATGATAGATGACTTTCTTATTGATGACCAGAATGGGGAAATCCGGATTCTAGATTTGGATCAAGGTAAAATCATATGTTATGATGATAATCGCTTTATAAGGGAGGTTGAGATTGATAATGAATTTTGTTTTATAGAGAATTTCGGAGATCATATCATTGGAATTAATGATTACTGTGGGACGAAAGATGACTGTTATGGGGTGTTAGTTCTTGATAAAAATCTAAATGTAGAAAGAAAGTTAGCTCCATTTACTAAGAATGATCATCGAGTTCTGTGGGAGTTAAGAAAACCTGTTTATAAGGATCAGAGTGGGGTATATATCACCGAAGCTTTTTCCAATGTAATACACCGAATGGATAAAGATTTTAACTACGAACCCTATGTTTATATTGACTTTGGCAAAGAAGCATTTCATCTAGATAAAAATGATGTAGATAGAAAAACCTACTTGAAGGAATTGTCAAAAACAGATAAAGCCTTCTTGGTTGATTATTTCATGAAAAACAATCACTTTACTTTCTTCGAATTCTTTTATCAACAATCTATGACGTATTGCTTCTATAGTGATAATAATCCTCATGAAATCATGTTGACACACTCTTTACAAGATGCCAATGGTGTTGTTTATACCCCAATATATATGGATGAGGATTATATGTATTGTATGGTAAAGGCCTCCAACTTCATGAAAGAAGGTTCTGGATATAAACAGAAAGTGGGGGATATCGATTTGATGAATAACCCCATTCTAGCGAAGATACGTGTGTCAGATATTCGTGATATGATAAAAGAATAA
- the trxA gene encoding thioredoxin, protein MTTDLFKEKIFNYEKNQEWQFKGDRPALIDFYADWCNPCKMIAPILEELSEKYDGQIDIYKINTENEQELSAVFRIRSIPSLLFIPKEGVPKLQAGAMHKQALEETIEKELINV, encoded by the coding sequence ATGACAACCGATCTTTTTAAAGAAAAAATCTTTAATTACGAAAAAAATCAAGAGTGGCAATTCAAAGGAGATCGACCAGCGTTGATCGACTTCTATGCAGACTGGTGTAATCCATGCAAAATGATTGCGCCAATCCTTGAGGAGTTATCTGAAAAATATGATGGTCAAATCGATATATATAAAATAAATACAGAGAACGAACAAGAGCTTTCTGCGGTATTTAGAATTAGAAGTATTCCTTCTCTATTATTCATTCCTAAAGAGGGAGTGCCTAAGTTACAAGCGGGAGCAATGCACAAGCAAGCTTTAGAAGAGACAATAGAAAAAGAACTGATCAACGTATAA